In a single window of the Prevotella melaninogenica genome:
- a CDS encoding polysaccharide biosynthesis protein, with translation MKVFDKLLNWYLSINALPYWVILAIDIVICYLSGLFVFWLYYHGAVSPQHIVLLTKTIFMYMIFNLIGFKIFRTYSGIIRYSSFVDLQRVVLAMCLSLVIAEAMHYVVYHWNLEFVRLQGRQIAAMYLVATIGMMAFRILTKSLYDVLFNTDKGIRTLIYGVKDGGVGLAKSIRTDKPRKFLLKGFIAHDPAISGRLLMGENIYLVDDNLAERIKSLKIKAVLVSPLQNERFRNDLKLQDILLSLGVQIFMSPTEKEWSQNDDYTAVQLKEISIEDLLPRDQINVDMDSIGNLLRDKKIMITGSAGSIGSEMVRQIAIYKPAELILIDQAETPQHNIRLMMQFEWPDIKAHTIVASISNYERMEKIFQTYKPDYVFHAAAYKHVPMMENNPSESIQNNVWGTKVIADLSVKYGVKKFVMVSTDKAVNPTNVMGCSKRICEIYCQSLNKMINEHADGKPATQFVTTRFGNVLGSNGSVIPLFEKQIKAGGPVTVTDPNIIRFFMLIPEACKLVLEAGTHGSGGEIFVFDMGKPVRIADLAKRMIKLSGAKNIEIKYTGLRAGEKLYEEVLSTTENTLPSFHEKIRIAEVREYDFNEVNKQIEELIELSHTYNDMAIVEKMKEIVPEYVSNNSKYSVLDK, from the coding sequence ATGAAAGTATTTGACAAGCTGTTGAATTGGTATCTTTCTATAAATGCACTCCCATATTGGGTCATTTTAGCTATAGACATTGTTATCTGTTATCTATCAGGTCTCTTTGTCTTCTGGCTTTATTATCATGGTGCAGTATCTCCTCAGCACATAGTGCTGCTGACCAAAACAATCTTTATGTACATGATTTTTAACCTTATTGGTTTTAAAATTTTCCGTACATATTCTGGAATTATTCGTTACTCTTCCTTTGTTGACTTGCAGCGAGTAGTATTAGCAATGTGTCTCTCGCTTGTTATTGCAGAGGCAATGCATTATGTTGTTTACCATTGGAATCTTGAATTTGTTCGTCTTCAAGGTCGACAGATTGCAGCTATGTATCTTGTTGCAACCATAGGTATGATGGCTTTCCGCATATTGACAAAGTCTCTTTATGATGTGTTATTTAATACAGATAAAGGAATTCGTACACTTATCTATGGTGTAAAAGATGGTGGTGTAGGTCTTGCAAAAAGCATTAGAACCGATAAACCACGTAAGTTTCTTTTGAAAGGATTTATTGCTCATGACCCAGCTATAAGCGGTAGATTACTCATGGGTGAGAATATTTATCTTGTTGATGACAACCTTGCTGAACGTATCAAATCATTGAAGATAAAGGCTGTTTTAGTATCTCCATTACAAAATGAACGTTTTCGTAATGATTTAAAACTGCAAGATATACTTCTGAGTCTTGGTGTACAGATTTTCATGAGTCCTACAGAGAAGGAATGGAGTCAGAATGACGATTATACTGCTGTACAGCTCAAAGAAATTAGTATTGAGGACTTACTTCCACGTGATCAGATTAATGTTGATATGGATTCTATTGGTAATCTGTTACGTGATAAGAAAATTATGATTACAGGTTCAGCTGGTAGTATTGGTTCTGAGATGGTACGCCAGATTGCTATATATAAGCCTGCAGAGCTTATTCTTATTGACCAAGCAGAGACCCCTCAGCATAACATTCGCTTGATGATGCAATTTGAGTGGCCAGATATTAAGGCACATACTATTGTTGCAAGTATCTCTAATTATGAGAGAATGGAAAAGATTTTCCAAACTTACAAGCCTGATTATGTGTTCCATGCAGCTGCTTATAAGCATGTACCAATGATGGAAAACAACCCATCAGAAAGTATACAGAATAATGTCTGGGGTACAAAGGTTATTGCAGACCTCAGCGTTAAATATGGTGTTAAGAAGTTTGTTATGGTTTCAACAGATAAGGCTGTGAACCCAACAAATGTTATGGGCTGCTCAAAGCGTATCTGTGAGATATATTGTCAGAGCCTTAACAAAATGATTAACGAGCATGCAGATGGTAAACCTGCTACACAATTTGTTACTACACGTTTTGGTAATGTGTTAGGTTCAAATGGTTCTGTGATTCCTTTGTTTGAGAAGCAGATAAAGGCTGGTGGACCTGTTACTGTTACTGATCCTAATATCATTCGATTCTTTATGTTGATTCCTGAAGCGTGTAAATTAGTGCTTGAAGCTGGTACACATGGTAGTGGAGGAGAAATCTTTGTATTCGATATGGGCAAACCTGTCCGAATAGCTGATCTTGCTAAACGAATGATCAAGCTTTCTGGTGCTAAAAATATTGAAATTAAATATACAGGCTTACGTGCTGGTGAGAAGCTGTATGAGGAAGTGTTGAGTACAACTGAAAATACACTTCCAAGCTTCCACGAGAAAATTCGTATTGCAGAGGTACGTGAATACGACTTTAATGAAGTAAACAAACAGATTGAAGAGCTTATCGAATTGAGTCATACATATAACGATATGGCTATCGTTGAAAAAATGAAAGAAATTGTACCAGAGTACGTAAGTAATAATAGTAAATACTCTGTTCTCGACAAATAA
- a CDS encoding IS30 family transposase, translating to MYHQLISEQRSQIFALLQKKTARKEIAEIVGISQSTLSREIKRNSTPSGKYIWTKAHDMAMQRRKSTVTNAKLSDELVWRIKEYIINDQWSPRQISGYLRINESIEVSHQSIYNIIHNDTTGKLAEHTRHKMKYRHRPQGGHLPIKDRVSIHERSKEVDGKRFGDFEMDLIVDPAQHAILTIVEKSTNMLFMQKLPFGKMSKPLVKVVRKLLLPYKDSLKTITTDNGPEFAAHKDITKYLGVPVYFADPYCSWQKGTVENTNKLIRQYIPKKDSFDKYTDKRIMSIQKKLNERPREKLNFSNPKCEFFKHVL from the coding sequence ATGTATCATCAATTAATCTCGGAGCAAAGGTCGCAAATTTTTGCCTTACTCCAAAAGAAAACAGCGAGAAAAGAAATTGCCGAGATCGTCGGTATTAGTCAGTCAACACTCTCACGTGAAATCAAACGCAACAGTACGCCTTCGGGAAAGTATATCTGGACGAAGGCGCATGATATGGCTATGCAGCGCAGAAAGAGCACGGTAACTAACGCCAAACTCTCCGACGAATTAGTTTGGAGAATTAAAGAATATATTATCAACGACCAGTGGTCTCCAAGACAAATATCAGGGTATCTGCGCATAAATGAGAGTATAGAGGTCTCCCACCAGTCCATCTATAACATTATCCACAATGACACAACAGGGAAGCTTGCAGAGCACACAAGGCATAAGATGAAATACAGGCATCGTCCCCAAGGCGGACATCTTCCAATAAAGGACAGGGTGAGTATCCATGAAAGAAGTAAGGAAGTTGACGGGAAGAGATTCGGAGATTTTGAGATGGACTTGATCGTCGATCCTGCCCAGCACGCCATACTCACAATAGTGGAGAAATCCACCAATATGTTGTTTATGCAGAAACTGCCATTTGGAAAAATGTCAAAGCCTCTGGTAAAGGTGGTTAGGAAACTACTGCTGCCATACAAAGACAGCCTGAAGACAATTACAACAGATAACGGACCTGAATTTGCAGCACATAAGGACATCACAAAATACTTAGGAGTGCCCGTGTACTTCGCTGACCCATATTGTTCATGGCAAAAGGGAACTGTTGAGAATACAAACAAATTAATCAGGCAGTATATACCTAAAAAGGATTCGTTTGATAAATATACGGACAAGAGAATTATGTCCATACAAAAGAAATTGAACGAAAGACCAAGAGAAAAATTAAACTTTTCTAATCCAAAGTGCGAGTTCTTTAAACACGTTTTGTAA